Genomic window (Longimicrobium sp.):
TGATCCGGATACCTCCAGATGCCGAAGAACGTGCTGATGTTTTCGGCGAGCCAGACAAAGAAGCCGATCAGGAGAAACGACACCAGCAGCGGCATCCCGCGGTCGCGGTCCAGGGGGCGGAACAGCACGGTGGTGCGGGCATACAGCCCCAGTGCCAGCGCGGCAAGGTGCCAGCGCAGGTCCGCGATGTAATGGTGCGTGAAGAAGTTCGCGTAGATCGCAAGCGCGGTCAGCCCCGCCATCCAGTAGGGCGGGTGATGCCGGATTCGCAGGTCGAAGAGCCGCCACGCCTGGATGATGTAGCTCCCCACGGCCGCGTACATGAAGCCGGCGAAGAGCGGAACCCCGAGCACCTTGCTGTAGGCGAAGTCGGGATAGCTCCACGAGCGGATGGCGTCGGACGTCTTGAACACCTCGAGCGCGAAGCCGATTACGTGGAAGATGGTGATGGCCTTCAGCTCGTCCCACGTTTCGAGCCCCGTCCACAGCATTCCGATCTGGATCGCGAGTGCAATGAGGAGCAGGAGGTCGTAGCGCGGGATGCCCAGGATGCCCGCGCGTGGGACGGCGAACACGGCCACGAAGAACAGCCCGGCGAACAAGCATGCACGTGCGTTCTTGATGCCGAACCAGAGGAACTCGATCAGCGCGCGCCGCACCCGGGAGCGCCCGCGCCGCGGCTGCGTCTGAGCCGAAAACGCCGGCTCCTCCGCGCTCACTCGCGCCTTCTGGTGAGGACCAGAGCCCACGTCAGCCATGACGCTGATCGAGGAGCAAGCAGGGTTCGCGGGTGGCCATTCCTGAAACGGTCGAAGGTGACCGGCTACACATCGAGGAGCCCCAGCATCCAGTTCCTCCGGTCGGTAAGTGGCTCAAGGAATTCCGGTGCGCGGAGTTCTACGCCGTGCTGTACGTGCCGAACGGGGGCTACAAGTTCTACACCGGCGCGAATACGGCAAAAAGCTGGGCGGTCT
Coding sequences:
- a CDS encoding DUF817 domain-containing protein yields the protein MADVGSGPHQKARVSAEEPAFSAQTQPRRGRSRVRRALIEFLWFGIKNARACLFAGLFFVAVFAVPRAGILGIPRYDLLLLIALAIQIGMLWTGLETWDELKAITIFHVIGFALEVFKTSDAIRSWSYPDFAYSKVLGVPLFAGFMYAAVGSYIIQAWRLFDLRIRHHPPYWMAGLTALAIYANFFTHHYIADLRWHLAALALGLYARTTVLFRPLDRDRGMPLLVSFLLIGFFVWLAENISTFFGIWRYPD